A region from the Dromaius novaehollandiae isolate bDroNov1 chromosome 28, bDroNov1.hap1, whole genome shotgun sequence genome encodes:
- the CDK4 gene encoding cyclin-dependent kinase 4 isoform X2, giving the protein MAKEVRAQYEPVAEIGVGAYGTVYKARDLQSGKFVALKNVRVQTTENGLPLSTVREVALLKRLEHFDHPNIVRLMDVCATARTECETKVTLVFEHVDQDLKTYLDKAPAPGLPLDTIKDLMRQFLRGLDFLHSNCIVHRDLKPENILVTSNGQVKLADFGLARIYSCQMALTPVVVTLWYRAPEVLLQSTYATPVDMWSVGCIFAEMFRRNMIGLPVEDDWPLDVALPRCAFTARPPQPVEGFVPEMEPLGTQLLLEMLTFNPYKRISAYDALRHLYLQDRGAGEG; this is encoded by the exons ATGGCGAAGGAGGTGCGGGCGCAGTACGAGCCGGTGGCGGAGATCGGCGTGGGCGCCTACGGCACCGTCTACAAGGCGCGGGACCTGCAGAGCGGCAAGTTCGTGGCGCTGAAGAACGTGCGGGTGCAGACGACGGAGAACGGGCTGCCCCTGAGCACCGTGCGCGAGGTGGCCCTGCTCAAGCGCCTCGAGCACTTCGACCACCCCAACATCGTCCG GCTGATGGACGTCTGCGCCACGGCACGGACGGAGTGCGAGACCAAGGTGACGCTGGTCTTCGAGCACGTGGACCAGGACCTGAAGACCTACCTGGACAAGGCGCCTGCGCCCGGGCTGCCGCTCGACACCATCAAG GACCTCATGCGGCAGTTCCTGCGCGGCCTCGACTTCCTGCACTCGAACTGCATCGTCCACCGGGACCTCAAGCCCGAGAACATCCTGGTGACCAGCAACGGGCAGGTCAAGCTGGCCGACTTCGGCCTGGCCCGCATCTACAGCTGCCAGATGGCCCTGACCCCTGTG GTGGTGACACTGTGGTACCGGGCGCCCGAGGTGCTGCTCCAGTCGACCTACGCGACGCCCGTGGACATGTGGAGCGTGGGCTGCATCTTCGCCGAGATGTTCAGGCGGAA CATGATCGGGCTCCCCGTGGAGGACGACTGGCCCCTGGACGTGGCCCTGCCCCGCTGCGCGTTCacggcccggcccccccagcccgtcGAGGGCTTCGTCCCCGAGATGGAGCCGCTGGGGACCCAGCTGCTCCTG gagatGCTGACCTTCAACCCCTACAAGCGGATCTCGGCCTACGACGCACTGCGGCACCTTTACCTCCAGGACC
- the CDK4 gene encoding cyclin-dependent kinase 4 isoform X1 — MAKEVRAQYEPVAEIGVGAYGTVYKARDLQSGKFVALKNVRVQTTENGLPLSTVREVALLKRLEHFDHPNIVRLMDVCATARTECETKVTLVFEHVDQDLKTYLDKAPAPGLPLDTIKDLMRQFLRGLDFLHSNCIVHRDLKPENILVTSNGQVKLADFGLARIYSCQMALTPVVVTLWYRAPEVLLQSTYATPVDMWSVGCIFAEMFRRKPLFCGNSEADQLGKIFDMIGLPVEDDWPLDVALPRCAFTARPPQPVEGFVPEMEPLGTQLLLEMLTFNPYKRISAYDALRHLYLQDRGAGEG, encoded by the exons ATGGCGAAGGAGGTGCGGGCGCAGTACGAGCCGGTGGCGGAGATCGGCGTGGGCGCCTACGGCACCGTCTACAAGGCGCGGGACCTGCAGAGCGGCAAGTTCGTGGCGCTGAAGAACGTGCGGGTGCAGACGACGGAGAACGGGCTGCCCCTGAGCACCGTGCGCGAGGTGGCCCTGCTCAAGCGCCTCGAGCACTTCGACCACCCCAACATCGTCCG GCTGATGGACGTCTGCGCCACGGCACGGACGGAGTGCGAGACCAAGGTGACGCTGGTCTTCGAGCACGTGGACCAGGACCTGAAGACCTACCTGGACAAGGCGCCTGCGCCCGGGCTGCCGCTCGACACCATCAAG GACCTCATGCGGCAGTTCCTGCGCGGCCTCGACTTCCTGCACTCGAACTGCATCGTCCACCGGGACCTCAAGCCCGAGAACATCCTGGTGACCAGCAACGGGCAGGTCAAGCTGGCCGACTTCGGCCTGGCCCGCATCTACAGCTGCCAGATGGCCCTGACCCCTGTG GTGGTGACACTGTGGTACCGGGCGCCCGAGGTGCTGCTCCAGTCGACCTACGCGACGCCCGTGGACATGTGGAGCGTGGGCTGCATCTTCGCCGAGATGTTCAGGCGGAA gccccttttCTGCGGGAACTCAGAGGCCGACCAGCTGGGCAAGATTTTTGA CATGATCGGGCTCCCCGTGGAGGACGACTGGCCCCTGGACGTGGCCCTGCCCCGCTGCGCGTTCacggcccggcccccccagcccgtcGAGGGCTTCGTCCCCGAGATGGAGCCGCTGGGGACCCAGCTGCTCCTG gagatGCTGACCTTCAACCCCTACAAGCGGATCTCGGCCTACGACGCACTGCGGCACCTTTACCTCCAGGACC